The bacterium DNA segment ATTATATGCTGGGCTAATTTCAATCGCCCTGAACAGGGCTGACAAAAGACTTCCAACTATTTCTTTTCCCAGCATTTCATGCTGGGCTAATTTCAATCGCCCTAAATAGGGCTGACAAAAGACTTCTAACCATTTCTTTTCCCAGCATTATATGCTGGGCTAATTTCAATCGCCCTGAACAGGGCTGGCTTAATATTATGCCGCAAATAATTAGATTATCTCCATAATAATATTGTATCTTATTTTGTTTCATCGCGACGAATAGATTTATAGTGCAAAATTTTTAAACCAGTGGTATAATAAAAAGTCAAATATGAAATCAGTCCCTTGGTTTTTTCCGATATATACCTACGAAATTTATGCGCAAATGCTTGATCCGGCATTATTCCCACCGTTTAAAGGTTCGACGTTACGAGGTGCGTTCGGTATCGCATTAAAACAATTACTCTGCGTTGAACGGCAACGAGCAGATTGCACCGGTTGTATCGTTAATGCAACCTGCGGATATAAACGAATATTCGAGCCGGAATCAATGCAGGCAGACTCTCCTGCAGATATCCCGACCCCGTTTGTTTTAGAACCGCCACTCGATGAAAAAACCGAATATGCAGCTGGTGACCTAATCCAGTTCAATTGTATTCTTCTTGGTGACATCGTCCATGATTTACCATATATTGTAGTTGCGTTTACGCAAATGGGAAAAAATCGTATCGGATTGAAAGACCATCGCGGTCGGTTTACGATACTCAAAATTAAATCGGGACAGCGAATCATCTACGATGGGAAACAACAGGTATTAAAAAATCTCATTCTTCCGACGAAACTCAACCTACATCAATTGACGCCGGAACCGAAATCAATCACACTCCGATTTCAGACTCCCGTCCGTATTAAAACCGAAGGGAAACTCCATAATGAATTACCGTTTACTCTTTTTGCGCAGGTTCTCTATCGTCGTATCTATTTATTAGGTAAATACTATTATCCAGCGATACTAAACCAGATGCCGGAATATTCGCAGTATCTCGCTCGTGCGGAGCAGGTTTGCGTCAGCGCAACCGGATTAGCCTGGTATGATTGGAAACGGTTTTCCTATCGGCAGAAAACAGTTATGC contains these protein-coding regions:
- the cas6 gene encoding CRISPR system precrRNA processing endoribonuclease RAMP protein Cas6, coding for MKSVPWFFPIYTYEIYAQMLDPALFPPFKGSTLRGAFGIALKQLLCVERQRADCTGCIVNATCGYKRIFEPESMQADSPADIPTPFVLEPPLDEKTEYAAGDLIQFNCILLGDIVHDLPYIVVAFTQMGKNRIGLKDHRGRFTILKIKSGQRIIYDGKQQVLKNLILPTKLNLHQLTPEPKSITLRFQTPVRIKTEGKLHNELPFTLFAQVLYRRIYLLGKYYYPAILNQMPEYSQYLARAEQVCVSATGLAWYDWKRFSYRQKTVMRLGGLIGDITYTGDLAYFMPWIGLGEKFHIGKNTSFGLGKYQIISHGG